The genomic stretch ACGGAATTGATTAGAAATACTATCGTTGCCGTTTGtgccaaaaataaattaaactgtTTCGTCTGCATCGTGCCTAGCGTAGTTTAAGACTTGAGAGAGACTTGTGAGAAAGTAAGTAATCCGTTATAAGTTTCGTTGAGTGAATGCGATCCAAGTACTTATACcctgcaaaattttttttcggtgaTACGCTCTATTTGGTACACTAGAATAACCTTTCTGTCTTACCATTCTATTGCCATCGAGTAACATGCAACTCGAGCTTTTCCTGCTGTCGATCAGGGACATACGTggctaaaaaatttaaagtaaaccAAGTGATACatatagaataaataatgtaatacgtcgtacgtatataatataactCATCACTGCACCTCGATTAGGTCGATTTGTCGGTGGCGGTTGACTTCCATCAGTGCAGCCATTTGCCTTTAAGCGTCGGTGGCGTCGCATTTTGGGATTTCTCGAAACTATAAATCAAAGTTGTCGCGCGgactatttaaaatttcgttaAAGTTCCGTGAAATCCTAAAACGCGACGCCACCGTCACCGTCACCGACAACGATTCGCGGTAGTGATAAGAGACCGACGCAAAGTCAGATGTTTcatctatacatataattttataaacctTCATGAACGCAAAGTTTAAGTATAAaatgatgaaaattattttcgcggcaGAAATTTAAGGGAGCTAAACGTGAGAATCAACGTGCAATCGCGGAAAAGCGATAATAAAActcggtaataataaaaataaaatttgattccATCTGACAGAgctttttttaagatagaataACAGCAATCAGGAAGGAAAGTGACGACAATATTTAAGAAAGTCCTCTCGATCGTTCTTTATGCCAACATTACGGAGAGGTATGTCGCTTCTTTCCTCCCCTTGCGGTGAGTGTTACGTTATAGCACTCATCCCGCGAGCACTTGATAACTTCCCCCTACTCTCGTCCCCGTCGTTCTCCAGCGTGATACGACGGGATACCGCCGCTCAGGAAAACTCTCAAGTATGAGAAAAGTTGCCGGCCATATTTCACTGGCGGGACTGGAAACGGCGAAGGAAGAGAACGGGGGATGAGGATGAGAAGGGGACCAAGTGTCATCTTCGCCGCTCGTTAATTCCTTCTGTGATTTATCGCGATCTGCTGCGCGATCCGAGTGAGTAATGACTAACTTCAACATtcaaaaattcaaatattaaattttcctaCGGACGAAGATGTGAATGTCGCTCTTCCATGATATTCGCaataatctgaaaaaaaaaaaaaaagaaaaggaacaaaacaaaaaaatttgctcACGGAAATCATGACAAAACTCCGTTCGtacttgaatttaaaattttataatgtgcAAATAAaacgtcgcgataaatttcgAATAAGCAGTCCGACGGAGAACGATATctacatattatatatctcGTTTATCGGTGCTTCTTTGTCACGTATGGAAATGACGTGTCCCACGTGTTATCGATTCTCAACCTACGCGCAGACATATGACATTAAATACGTTAAAACGCACTTTAAATCCGGCAAAACACGTTCGATATAGCGGTGGAATTGATAAACCCTCGTCGCGCGTCACGCTCGATGTCTGCACGATGTAACGGCGGTGCTAACGAGTATCTACGAGGCTGCTTCACGACTCGGTGCAAGAAGCGCAATGTGCATAGGCCTGCGGGCGGGGTGGTTGCACAAAGGTCCGACACCCCCGGCCAAGAGCGGGGTGGCGAACATGCATATTCAACGGCCCGGCAAGGCCGggacgtgtgtgcgtgtgcggcgcggcgcggcgccgtGCGTGCCACGTAAATGTGCACCGTCGTAGTCAtaggaataataaaaattcgagggttgaaattatttagatttatgCCCGCTCTCTTGTCGCCGTGCCGTCGCGCCGGTGACGAGGCGCGATTCGATTCCGGGGAACAAATTTCATGCATTATTCAGGATCCGGGCACGGGCGATGCAACCACCCCGTTCGCAACGGATCCTCTCTCGggaaagcagaaaaaaaaaaagggtcgcTTTTTTAATCTCTCGTCGCGCTCCAATAACGCGTGTGCACCTCTTGCCCTCGTTGATCCTTTAAGGAGCGGCGGGTTGATTCGCGCGCGAATGATACGGGAGACGACATACGGTAGcacttcataaaaaaaaaaaaaatataaagaaaaaaagaacgcagATTTCTTTTGTAGATTTCACACcgaaatgtttgaaaattcTACCCTCCCGACTTCCGATGCACCCTGCATGAAGAAGCGATCTTTATTCATAATGATCGGCGTTACATTGTCACCTGTTGAAGTATTTATTCATGTTCACCGACGGCATTATGCATTCCTCccgtttgtttaaaattattcgttaaAGAGATTCGACAAGTGTTCGACAACATTTTAATCCCGTCCACGCAAGAACGTCACGcatgtttaattaatcgctttTACGAATGACAACGCGATAATCGCCTTATTCGCGGATCAGCTGGACCAGCATCTGTCACTCCTACTGAAAACTTTTGTTTCATTGCCCTCAGAACTTCCTCGCGCGTTACATTTTCTAGTCGTGGTCGGATATGAGGAATACCGTTCTACTCGTGATCGCGATCTCTATCGCGAGCTACGTGGATGGCAGAGTTTATTACCTGGAGAACGCGCGAAACAACGATGCGATCTATCCGATCGCGGAGCAGCAGGCCTCTCGCGATCTAGATCTAGCCTTCTCCGCGGGAGATCCCCTCGAGAACGCGAACGTACCTGCGACGAAAAAGGTCAGttaatcttgaaaaataaaaatccttgTTTCGCGCAATCGATTCAAAGCgattcgcatattttttttatctaaaaataaacatattaaaaaagggAAGACACTTGacacgtttttaaaaaattgcaacatCTTCCTATGCATCTTGCAAGTTTAAAGACTAACAGTGCTACATTGACTTTGTCGCAGATGTACACCCTCGTCGAGCCGGAAAAGCCGTACGTTGAGTTAAACAGGGACACAGATCGACCGGTCGCGTACTATAAATTAACTGAACCGGCAACGCGAAGAGGCAACTTCGACGACGTCATTCTAGTTCCGCAAGGAGGCCGGAAGTTCATGCGGGGGAATGGTAACAATAAGGGCGAGGTGATCTTGGAGCTTCGCGTTGTGGCTAATCACGATAGCGCGTAActcgcgcgttaaaaaaaattcgagttTGTTGATCAGACGAAAAAAACGCAAGCTAATTGGAGGAATTGTGCAGTTAAATCGCATTGCTTTTATTACGTTCAACTTACAGCaacaaaaattactttctaaCGATACATATAGATACATCGGGAtactattataatatttacaatacGTATCACATGTCGAATTCGCGTCGGCGCGAATTTCACCCCGATTGTTAACGCGATCCTTTACTTCTCGTCCAAATTTTCGATTCGCAAGCTTtcctatttaattattcaaaatggATGAAAACTAAtcagagaagaaaaaaaaaagaaaaaaaaaaggtaaaagcaAAAaggtaataagaaaaaagaatttgtaaacgtcttcaataaataaattagcgTTAAATgcaagtatatttttatactagaaaaaaataagattttctCGAAAGTAAAACTCGAggtaaatatttctttttaatttgcccAGATATGTCAAGCACGTTGCAACAAAACAGGTCAAGTTTCGTGCACAGACTGGCGACGAGTCTTGTCTTGCCTCAAGTACTGTATTACGGCGAGAATAAGTTATCGCGAGTGCAGATTCGGAGGTGTTACACGAGAGAATGCGAATAACAACACTACTACTATTTGAGTGATTAAAGTGGAAGGACCGTCCGGCGCATTCCTTCGTAAATTGCGTTCGAAAGTTATTCCGTTACTCGTGACGTTTGTTCGGCCGACGACTCGTCTTTCGGCTCTTTCACGTAATCCACCACTAATTCGAGACCTATCAGAGCTCGCAAatcctttctctcctcttcggAATTCGTCGTCGTGCTGCCGGAGTCCTCTACCTTCGCGGGGTCCTCGCCAGCTTGAAAAACCATCACGTTATTacgaaagtttttaaaaatcttaattaaaaaaaaaatatatttaaaaacttgctAGAATCtagtgaaataaattaattctgtttCTAATCGCATTCGACggatagataaaaaatattgtatctTACTTTGCAGCGGTTCTTTCGAATTTTCCTCGCTCTCCATCGATGCGTCCGTTCTGGAGGTCTTCTGAATGCTCTGGTACGTTTTCATTAAATGTTTCAGAATGTAATTGGTGCCCCCCGTGTTCTCCGCGTCCGCACTTTTCGACGTTGTGGCTTCGTCGCGGGTGAGATTCAACGGCCGATTACCGCACTCCTTGGACTGCGGCACGCTGAAGGCTGAGCAGTGCTTGCTCTTGAAGGACAGCTGCCGCTCGTTCGCGTGCTTACGGTCCCAAATGTGGCCGGAGACGCGCAAGTCGATGAAGAAATGCAGAGGATCGATGCCGGGATAAGATTGCGGCATCGGGTACGGCGGATACCACAAGGGTCCAGGAAGAAACTCCGCCGGGCTTGACACCCCGCCGGGCAGAGTAAACCCTTTCACACCCTGGAGCATACTTTCGCATCCTCGGCCCGGTAAACCGGGGAGAAAGGAACTCGCTCGCGACAGATCCAGCTTCTTCTGGTCCGATACCTGCAGGGACGACACCTCTTGACCGAGCGCGACGCTCTTCGAGCGATCCTCGTAACTCCTCCCGGCGTCGAAGCCGCAATTCCTCCCCCCGCCGTTACGATCCAGCTGCTGACCGTCTTCCGGCTTGACCTTTCGCGTTTCCGCCCCAGGAAAAACGTTCTCCGGCGGCTGGGCCTGCTCAAAGTGCCGCGGCCGCTCGTCAAAAAAGTTCTTGTTGCCGTGCTGCCGCGGAAACTCGGCCTTATTTTCGTCGATGGGCTTAAGAATGTCGCTGCCAAAGTTCGGCTTCTGATCGGCGAACGTCGCGCTGATCTTGTTCTCCATCGCGTCGAGGTAAGCGTCGGAACGTTTATTGTCGTTCTCCAAACGAGCctccggcggcggcggcggcggcggcggcacctgaagcgacggcggcggctgCTGCTGCGTCGCGGTGTGATAATACTTTTCCGAATTCTGATGAAAATGatggtgatgatgatgatggtggGGCGGCCGTTCCTTCGTCGTGAGTTCCAGCGGCCTGTCTCGGGCGTCTCGCCAGGATCGCTTGCGACGTCGCGGCATGTTTGACGCCCCGCTGCCTCCGTTATTGCCACCGCCGCTGCCGGGACCACTCGACGACGCCTCCGCCTTGGCCTGCACGAACGAGCGTAACATCTCGCTGAAGAAGAAGCTGTGAGGCGTCAACGGCACGTTGTACAGATACGGAGGAGTAGCCGCCAGGAGGCGAGAAACGAGATCACCGCCTGACAGGGACGCCGGAGTCTTCAAGGTAGATGGATCACCCGTGGTCGTTGTCATTTTTACGGCTATTTTCATAGAACAATAATCTCTATATTCACGTGATTTATGACGTGAAATTACTATCGAGCATTTGATTAGCTTAAACTATTTGATTTCTTGCCGCCTCTTTAATCTTTATCTTGAAACGAAAGCATTTCGGCTACTAATTGGAAAGTTCTGTGATGCAACGCGACCAGCAAACTTCACAATCACACCTTTTCATcgctttttaataattttcctgCGCGTAATTGTTTCAATCAATATTCTTTATGCGATTCTTAAATCGTTGTAAAAGATAGATTAAAACGCACGGttcacgtttattttattttcatcaaataGATCGTGAATCTTGCGCAAACGGCGCGGAGCGGCGCGTCGTTTGGCGATGTAATGAGGGTGTACGAGACTCGCGAAC from Cardiocondyla obscurior isolate alpha-2009 linkage group LG12, Cobs3.1, whole genome shotgun sequence encodes the following:
- the LOC139106885 gene encoding uncharacterized protein codes for the protein MRNTVLLVIAISIASYVDGRVYYLENARNNDAIYPIAEQQASRDLDLAFSAGDPLENANVPATKKMYTLVEPEKPYVELNRDTDRPVAYYKLTEPATRRGNFDDVILVPQGGRKFMRGNGNNKGEVILELRVVANHDSA
- the LOC139106869 gene encoding uncharacterized protein isoform X1: MKIAVKMTTTTGDPSTLKTPASLSGGDLVSRLLAATPPYLYNVPLTPHSFFFSEMLRSFVQAKAEASSSGPGSGGGNNGGSGASNMPRRRKRSWRDARDRPLELTTKERPPHHHHHHHHFHQNSEKYYHTATQQQPPPSLQVPPPPPPPPEARLENDNKRSDAYLDAMENKISATFADQKPNFGSDILKPIDENKAEFPRQHGNKNFFDERPRHFEQAQPPENVFPGAETRKVKPEDGQQLDRNGGGRNCGFDAGRSYEDRSKSVALGQEVSSLQVSDQKKLDLSRASSFLPGLPGRGCESMLQGVKGFTLPGGVSSPAEFLPGPLWYPPYPMPQSYPGIDPLHFFIDLRVSGHIWDRKHANERQLSFKSKHCSAFSVPQSKECGNRPLNLTRDEATTSKSADAENTGGTNYILKHLMKTYQSIQKTSRTDASMESEENSKEPLQTGEDPAKVEDSGSTTTNSEEERKDLRALIGLELVVDYVKEPKDESSAEQTSRVTE
- the LOC139106869 gene encoding uncharacterized protein isoform X2 translates to MTTTTGDPSTLKTPASLSGGDLVSRLLAATPPYLYNVPLTPHSFFFSEMLRSFVQAKAEASSSGPGSGGGNNGGSGASNMPRRRKRSWRDARDRPLELTTKERPPHHHHHHHHFHQNSEKYYHTATQQQPPPSLQVPPPPPPPPEARLENDNKRSDAYLDAMENKISATFADQKPNFGSDILKPIDENKAEFPRQHGNKNFFDERPRHFEQAQPPENVFPGAETRKVKPEDGQQLDRNGGGRNCGFDAGRSYEDRSKSVALGQEVSSLQVSDQKKLDLSRASSFLPGLPGRGCESMLQGVKGFTLPGGVSSPAEFLPGPLWYPPYPMPQSYPGIDPLHFFIDLRVSGHIWDRKHANERQLSFKSKHCSAFSVPQSKECGNRPLNLTRDEATTSKSADAENTGGTNYILKHLMKTYQSIQKTSRTDASMESEENSKEPLQTGEDPAKVEDSGSTTTNSEEERKDLRALIGLELVVDYVKEPKDESSAEQTSRVTE